Proteins from a genomic interval of Providencia stuartii:
- the ttrA gene encoding tetrathionate reductase subunit TtrA, translating into MAKFSRRQWLKGGLVVGGLALFGAGYRDVAKRAVDGLANGTSGKVTLDRINGNSLRPEGQANGGWKENPEQVVAMTQCFGCWTQCGIRARVDTAKNEVLRIAGNPYHPLSHEKHFPYGMPLKTAFNKMGGESGLEHRSTACARGATLMEGLTSPLRILEPMKRVGQRGEGKWERISFEQLIKEVVEGGDLFGEGHVDGLRAIRDLETPLDPAQPKLGPKANQLLVTNAGDDGRDGFIRRFAQNAFGSKNFGAHGSYCGLAYRAGSGALMDDLDKNAHVKPDWDNVRFALFIGTSPAQSGNPFKRQGRQLASARLRDNFNYVVVAPALPLTTTLANDHGHWVPVQPGTDAALVMGMIRWIIENERYNAAYLSVPSEKSMQAAGEKSWTNSTHLVITDDAHPLAGQLLLASHLNGQVADDEQSKKAYLVQDASGELKLADDVTNAQLFVTRKVTLHDGSEVTVKSSFQCLKEAAERMTLEEYSERCQVPVKTIESLGRALTSYDRQAAVISHGGMMGGNGFYTAWSVIMLNALIGNLNLKGGVSVGGGKFNGETDGPRYKIASYAGKVKPKGVVLSRSNEVYEKSDEFKARVAAGESPYPAKAPWYPFAKGQLTEQLASALMGYPYQLKAWITNMTNPVYGIAGIRQVMEEKLKDPKHLPLIIGIDAFMNETTALADYIIPDTHNFESWGFSAPWSGVQVKASTARWPIVEPRTAKTADGQPISMEAFCIAVAKELNLPGFGDNVIEDMDGNKHSLNSAEDYYLRVAANMAWLGEKPVPEAASEDIQLSGVERIMPAMEKTLKPEEIRRVAYIYTRGGRFAPYEKAWDGDATGPQWKKGLQIWNPTVAVNRHAITGERYSGCPTYYPPRLANGEDVNNIFPPNEWPLKLMSFKSHVMSSSTTMIERLRHVKPTNLVAIHPNDAQKMGVKHGDWVKITTPGGHVEAQISVLDGVMPGVLAIEHGYGHKEMGAKQHFLDGEPMPMNAANGSGINLNDLGFADPTREVANTWLDWVSGASVRQGLPARIELIG; encoded by the coding sequence ATGGCTAAATTCTCAAGACGTCAATGGCTTAAAGGTGGTTTAGTTGTCGGTGGATTAGCACTGTTTGGTGCAGGTTACCGTGACGTTGCTAAGCGTGCAGTCGATGGCCTCGCCAATGGCACCTCCGGTAAAGTGACATTAGATCGTATCAATGGCAACTCATTACGTCCTGAAGGCCAAGCGAATGGTGGCTGGAAGGAAAATCCAGAACAAGTCGTTGCCATGACACAATGCTTCGGTTGTTGGACACAGTGTGGTATTCGCGCACGTGTTGATACGGCAAAGAATGAAGTATTACGTATTGCAGGTAACCCATACCATCCACTTTCTCATGAAAAGCATTTTCCTTATGGTATGCCTTTGAAAACGGCCTTCAACAAAATGGGGGGAGAAAGTGGTTTAGAGCATCGTTCAACGGCATGTGCACGTGGTGCGACGTTGATGGAAGGACTAACGAGTCCGTTACGTATCCTAGAGCCAATGAAGCGTGTTGGTCAGCGTGGTGAAGGTAAATGGGAACGTATTAGTTTTGAGCAACTGATTAAAGAAGTGGTTGAGGGCGGTGATTTATTTGGAGAGGGACATGTTGATGGACTACGTGCTATTCGTGACCTCGAAACCCCTCTGGATCCTGCACAACCCAAATTAGGTCCAAAAGCAAACCAATTATTAGTCACTAATGCTGGGGATGATGGCCGAGATGGTTTCATTCGACGCTTTGCGCAAAATGCGTTTGGTAGCAAGAACTTTGGTGCTCACGGCTCCTATTGTGGTTTAGCCTATCGTGCGGGTTCTGGTGCATTAATGGATGATTTGGATAAAAACGCACACGTCAAACCCGATTGGGATAACGTTCGTTTTGCCTTATTTATTGGAACCTCACCAGCACAGTCAGGTAACCCATTTAAACGTCAAGGTCGCCAATTAGCGTCTGCTCGTTTACGAGATAATTTTAACTATGTCGTAGTTGCGCCTGCATTACCGTTAACGACAACACTTGCTAACGATCATGGTCATTGGGTACCTGTTCAACCGGGTACTGATGCCGCGCTCGTCATGGGAATGATCCGCTGGATCATCGAAAATGAGCGTTATAATGCGGCCTATTTGAGTGTGCCGAGCGAAAAATCGATGCAAGCAGCGGGGGAGAAGAGTTGGACTAACTCGACGCACTTGGTGATCACTGATGACGCACATCCATTAGCGGGACAATTATTACTTGCTTCACACTTGAATGGACAAGTCGCGGATGATGAACAAAGTAAAAAAGCATACTTGGTACAGGATGCATCGGGTGAGCTAAAACTTGCTGATGATGTCACGAATGCACAACTGTTTGTGACGCGTAAAGTAACGTTACATGATGGTAGTGAAGTTACTGTGAAATCAAGTTTCCAATGCTTAAAAGAAGCGGCTGAGCGCATGACTCTAGAAGAGTATAGCGAACGTTGCCAAGTTCCTGTGAAGACGATCGAATCATTGGGTCGCGCCTTGACCTCTTATGATCGTCAAGCCGCTGTAATTTCCCATGGTGGGATGATGGGAGGCAATGGTTTTTATACCGCTTGGTCGGTCATTATGTTGAATGCACTGATTGGTAACTTAAACCTCAAAGGGGGAGTCTCTGTTGGTGGCGGCAAATTTAACGGCGAAACCGATGGTCCTCGTTATAAGATAGCGAGCTATGCAGGTAAAGTGAAACCAAAGGGTGTCGTATTATCACGTAGTAACGAAGTCTATGAAAAATCTGATGAATTCAAGGCTCGTGTCGCTGCGGGTGAATCACCTTATCCTGCGAAAGCACCTTGGTATCCGTTTGCTAAAGGCCAATTAACAGAGCAATTAGCATCGGCACTGATGGGATATCCCTATCAATTGAAGGCGTGGATCACCAATATGACGAACCCTGTTTACGGTATTGCAGGGATCCGTCAAGTGATGGAAGAGAAACTGAAAGATCCAAAACATCTTCCTCTTATCATTGGTATTGATGCCTTTATGAATGAAACCACCGCATTGGCTGACTATATCATTCCTGATACTCATAATTTTGAAAGTTGGGGATTCAGTGCTCCTTGGTCTGGCGTCCAGGTCAAAGCAAGTACAGCTCGCTGGCCGATTGTTGAGCCGCGTACCGCGAAAACGGCGGATGGTCAGCCTATTTCGATGGAAGCATTCTGTATTGCGGTCGCTAAAGAACTAAACCTTCCAGGATTTGGTGATAACGTTATTGAAGATATGGATGGCAATAAACATTCATTGAACAGTGCAGAAGATTATTATCTACGTGTGGCAGCGAATATGGCTTGGTTGGGTGAGAAGCCTGTACCAGAAGCGGCAAGCGAAGACATTCAGCTCAGTGGTGTGGAACGCATTATGCCAGCCATGGAGAAAACACTAAAACCTGAAGAGATCAGACGCGTAGCCTATATCTATACACGTGGTGGTCGTTTTGCTCCTTATGAAAAAGCATGGGATGGTGATGCGACAGGGCCACAATGGAAAAAAGGTTTACAGATTTGGAACCCAACGGTTGCGGTTAATCGCCATGCCATTACAGGCGAGCGTTACAGTGGATGTCCAACCTATTATCCACCGCGTTTAGCTAATGGTGAGGATGTCAACAATATCTTCCCACCAAACGAATGGCCATTAAAACTCATGTCATTTAAATCACATGTTATGAGCAGTTCTACCACGATGATTGAACGCTTACGCCATGTGAAGCCGACCAACCTTGTGGCTATTCACCCTAATGATGCACAAAAAATGGGGGTTAAACATGGCGATTGGGTCAAAATCACGACGCCAGGAGGTCATGTAGAAGCTCAAATCAGTGTATTAGACGGTGTGATGCCAGGGGTACTTGCGATTGAACATGGCTATGGTCACAAAGAAATGGGGGCGAAACAGCACTTTCTTGATGGGGAACCGATGCCGATGAATGCAGCGAATGGTTCAGGTATCAACCTAAATGACCTAGGTTTTGCCGACCCAACGCGTGAAGTGGCAAACACGTGGTTAGATTGGGTTTCAGGAGCATCGGTAAGACAAGGATTGCCTGCTCGTATTGAACTTATTGGTTAG
- the ttrS gene encoding tetrathionate respiration histidine kinase TtrS: MSLYRLLIIILIAGSFPAMAAEWKIGVLALRGANSTQTHWQTLTDTLNNALPDEHFTLQPLNLDEMRNAISERKIDFLLTNPAQFIQLDSRYHLRWLLSLRSSVEPDSTTRNVIGSLILVRADSDVNEIKDLIGKKVGAISPDAFGGYLLGYKVLRDMGYDAEKDFRMQFLGFPADALLYALRDDSLSAAIIPVCLLENMDKEGLIDKNHFRPLIEHESNLPCKTSTELYPNWSFAALNDVPDNLVDKVTKTLLSSDKSGMRWGAPASVNQVETLLRDVNQHPQQRQIWQDIVSWLIQHQITISIAVLFFILLGINHVWIAFLVRRKSRQLEDAHNRLRQQEANLAKAQRLNILGEMASGFAHELNQPLSAIRHYAQGCILRLQKESDEHPLINALTKIDNQAQRGGDIIRNLRLWAGKPNQEVALPLSEQYVIPTIQHIWQLLRVPQHYPLVKLILPNSHDVCLKLPETLLDQLLSNLISNSLQAGAKTLCFSFHFAPERFLLVLQDDAGGMAPEQLTQGITPFATTKKEGLGLGLVICQRLIQSQGGDIRIENNLSEEGLNGLRVTLIFPYEEKV, from the coding sequence ATGTCTTTGTATCGATTACTGATAATCATTCTTATTGCCGGGTCATTTCCGGCCATGGCAGCAGAATGGAAAATTGGGGTGCTTGCCTTACGCGGTGCTAACTCAACCCAAACCCATTGGCAAACATTAACTGATACATTGAATAATGCGCTGCCTGATGAGCATTTCACTTTGCAGCCGCTTAATTTAGATGAGATGCGTAATGCGATTTCAGAACGCAAAATTGACTTTTTACTCACTAATCCCGCACAATTTATTCAATTAGATAGCCGTTATCATCTACGTTGGTTGCTCTCTTTACGCTCTTCCGTCGAACCCGATAGTACAACGCGCAATGTGATTGGTAGCCTTATTTTAGTGCGCGCTGATAGCGACGTTAACGAAATAAAAGACCTCATCGGTAAGAAGGTGGGGGCAATTTCTCCGGATGCATTTGGAGGCTATCTGTTAGGTTATAAAGTATTGCGAGATATGGGCTATGATGCCGAAAAAGATTTTCGCATGCAGTTCCTCGGCTTTCCTGCCGATGCATTATTGTATGCGTTACGGGATGACTCACTTTCTGCGGCCATTATCCCTGTCTGTTTATTGGAGAATATGGATAAAGAAGGGTTAATTGATAAAAACCATTTCCGTCCTTTAATCGAACATGAGAGCAATTTACCCTGTAAAACCAGTACAGAACTCTACCCGAATTGGTCGTTTGCCGCGCTGAATGATGTTCCTGATAATTTAGTTGATAAAGTGACTAAAACACTGCTTTCATCGGATAAGTCAGGTATGCGCTGGGGAGCCCCCGCCTCGGTCAATCAAGTTGAGACGCTATTGCGTGATGTGAATCAACACCCACAACAACGCCAAATTTGGCAAGATATTGTGAGTTGGCTGATCCAGCATCAAATCACTATCAGCATCGCGGTACTGTTTTTTATTCTACTTGGCATCAACCATGTTTGGATCGCATTTTTAGTTCGTCGCAAAAGTCGACAACTCGAAGACGCGCACAATCGCTTACGACAACAAGAAGCCAACTTAGCAAAGGCGCAACGGCTGAATATATTAGGCGAAATGGCTTCTGGGTTTGCTCATGAGTTAAACCAACCTCTTTCGGCAATCCGCCACTATGCCCAAGGCTGTATTTTACGTCTTCAAAAAGAGTCAGATGAACATCCACTGATTAACGCCCTCACTAAAATTGATAATCAAGCGCAGCGCGGTGGTGATATTATTCGCAATCTTCGGTTATGGGCAGGAAAACCAAACCAAGAAGTTGCGTTACCTTTAAGTGAGCAATATGTCATACCGACCATACAACATATCTGGCAGCTACTACGAGTTCCACAGCATTATCCACTCGTCAAACTGATTTTACCTAATAGCCATGATGTCTGCTTGAAGCTCCCAGAAACACTACTTGACCAATTACTCTCCAATCTAATCAGTAATAGCTTACAGGCTGGTGCAAAGACTTTATGTTTTAGTTTTCACTTTGCACCAGAACGATTTTTATTGGTTTTACAAGATGATGCCGGTGGTATGGCGCCTGAACAGCTCACTCAAGGGATTACGCCCTTTGCGACGACGAAAAAAGAGGGACTCGGACTTGGCTTAGTGATTTGTCAGCGGCTGATTCAAAGCCAAGGAGGGGATATTCGTATTGAAAATAATCTGAGTGAGGAGGGGTTAAATGGCCTAAGAGTGACCTTAATCTTTCCTTATGAGGAAAAAGTATAA
- the ttrC gene encoding tetrathionate reductase subunit TtrC, translating to MSEQVAYISEIMAQPQEFFWLPWAVQYFFFIGIAACATLYACYLHWQAKSENSRLEMIAVFITITMGITAPLALTADLHQTARVWHFYAHPTIWSWMWWGSVLLPLFTTFTGLYFIALLVKFIWKKEFKATRWVALLSALSAIGLLLYTGREASVLIARPIWFSWWIPVLLFFSAMQAVPALIGLGARREPQYQQRLARFQVITLLLLAVCFALWLSGDTISGIAVRHQLDVASPGWWMLMGICALWVAALLMSVFNLKATRSIGYITVAALVAMGLTWSLRWVFLMEVQAVPKYNVIVNPYHFPMGTDGLLALLGTFGLWIALIIIVREGVRWFARRVQHG from the coding sequence ATGAGTGAACAAGTGGCTTATATCTCAGAAATTATGGCTCAACCGCAAGAGTTTTTTTGGTTGCCTTGGGCGGTTCAGTATTTCTTTTTTATCGGTATTGCAGCATGTGCAACCTTGTACGCTTGTTACTTACACTGGCAAGCTAAGAGTGAAAATAGCCGTTTAGAAATGATAGCGGTATTTATCACGATAACGATGGGTATTACAGCACCATTAGCATTGACAGCGGATCTGCACCAAACGGCTCGTGTATGGCATTTCTATGCCCATCCAACCATTTGGTCATGGATGTGGTGGGGATCTGTGCTGTTACCTTTATTTACGACCTTTACTGGCCTGTATTTCATCGCACTCTTGGTTAAGTTTATTTGGAAAAAAGAGTTTAAAGCAACGCGTTGGGTTGCGCTATTGTCTGCTCTATCCGCCATAGGGTTATTGCTGTATACCGGACGTGAAGCGTCAGTATTAATCGCACGACCAATTTGGTTTAGCTGGTGGATCCCAGTATTGCTATTCTTCAGTGCAATGCAAGCAGTGCCCGCTTTAATCGGTTTAGGTGCACGACGTGAGCCACAATATCAACAACGTCTAGCACGTTTTCAGGTTATCACCTTACTTTTATTAGCCGTGTGCTTCGCATTATGGTTATCAGGTGACACCATTTCAGGTATTGCAGTACGTCATCAACTCGATGTAGCAAGCCCTGGCTGGTGGATGTTAATGGGGATTTGTGCACTATGGGTTGCCGCGTTATTGATGTCAGTATTCAATCTGAAGGCGACTCGTTCGATAGGTTATATCACCGTTGCTGCATTAGTCGCGATGGGGCTAACTTGGAGTTTACGTTGGGTATTCTTGATGGAAGTTCAAGCGGTACCAAAATACAACGTTATCGTTAATCCATATCATTTCCCGATGGGCACTGATGGGCTACTCGCATTACTCGGTACATTCGGATTGTGGATTGCACTAATTATTATCGTTCGTGAAGGTGTTCGTTGGTTTGCAAGGAGAGTGCAACATGGCTAA
- a CDS encoding Kdo(2)-lipid IV(A) acyltransferase, translated as MIQAPKFHKSLLHPRYWLTWFGIGLLYLLVLLPYPMIYWMGTRLGMLSKRLLKKRAQIADRNLALCFPEMSLEKRQQYINKNFASVGMGVFETGMAWFWPEWRIRRWFKIEGREHMLAAQSTGRGIIVLGIHFLTLELGARAFGILNPGIGVYRPNDNKLMDWLQTRGRLRSNKYMLDRKDVKGMVRSLKQGEILWYAPDHDYGPRNSSFAPLFAVKNAATTNGSAILLRLADPLIVPFIPRRLPNGKGYELIIQPAIDNFPVDNEVAVATKMNQLIEQAILLAPEQYMWLHRRFKTRPEGEPSLYGDLDKIHH; from the coding sequence ATGATACAAGCTCCAAAGTTTCATAAAAGTTTATTACACCCACGTTACTGGCTCACTTGGTTTGGCATCGGCTTGCTGTACCTGCTAGTTCTGTTGCCCTACCCCATGATCTATTGGATGGGCACACGTTTAGGCATGCTATCGAAGCGATTACTGAAAAAGCGTGCACAGATTGCCGATCGTAATTTAGCACTCTGCTTCCCTGAAATGAGTTTAGAAAAACGCCAACAGTACATTAACAAAAATTTTGCATCCGTTGGCATGGGCGTTTTTGAAACAGGAATGGCTTGGTTTTGGCCTGAATGGCGTATCCGTCGCTGGTTTAAAATTGAAGGACGTGAACATATGCTCGCGGCGCAATCAACAGGTCGTGGCATTATCGTTTTAGGGATCCACTTTTTAACCTTAGAGCTAGGAGCAAGAGCATTCGGTATACTTAATCCAGGCATTGGCGTTTATCGTCCAAATGACAATAAGCTGATGGATTGGTTACAGACTCGCGGGCGTCTGCGTTCTAATAAATATATGTTAGACCGGAAAGATGTTAAAGGGATGGTACGTAGCTTAAAACAGGGGGAAATTCTCTGGTATGCCCCTGACCATGATTATGGTCCTCGAAACAGCTCTTTTGCACCGCTGTTCGCGGTAAAAAATGCCGCAACCACAAATGGTTCAGCGATTTTATTACGCCTTGCCGACCCGTTAATTGTACCTTTTATTCCTCGTCGATTACCTAACGGCAAAGGATATGAATTAATCATTCAACCGGCTATCGACAACTTCCCCGTTGATAATGAAGTGGCGGTGGCAACAAAAATGAACCAGCTCATTGAACAAGCGATATTATTAGCCCCAGAACAGTACATGTGGCTACATCGACGGTTTAAAACACGTCCCGAAGGAGAACCTTCATTGTACGGTGATTTAGACAAAATCCATCATTGA
- the ttrB gene encoding tetrathionate reductase subunit TtrB yields MDLSKRKFLQQLGAVTAGASLIPIAEAGLNFAPTRREGNPEKRYGMLIDLRRCVGCQSCTVSCAVENQTPQGQFRTTVNQYQVSLQGEEGLTNVLLPRLCNHCDNPPCVPVCPVQATFQREDGIVVIDNERCVGCAYCVQACPYDARFINHTTQTADKCTFCAHRLEVGLLPACVESCVGGARIIGDLKDPNSTIRKMLTEHEAEIKVLKPESGTLPQVFYLGLDDAFVQPLAGKGQPALWQEVF; encoded by the coding sequence ATGGATCTGAGTAAACGAAAATTTCTACAACAATTAGGAGCTGTGACTGCCGGGGCATCGTTGATACCGATTGCTGAAGCAGGACTTAATTTCGCTCCAACTCGTCGTGAAGGTAATCCTGAAAAGCGTTATGGAATGCTGATCGATTTACGCCGCTGTGTCGGTTGTCAATCATGTACTGTTAGCTGTGCTGTTGAGAATCAGACGCCACAAGGCCAATTCCGGACGACGGTTAACCAATATCAAGTCTCTTTGCAAGGTGAAGAAGGGCTGACAAACGTCCTGTTGCCCCGTTTATGTAACCATTGCGATAACCCGCCTTGTGTGCCTGTTTGTCCTGTGCAAGCAACGTTCCAACGTGAAGATGGCATCGTGGTGATTGATAATGAACGCTGTGTTGGCTGTGCCTATTGTGTTCAAGCCTGCCCATACGATGCGCGTTTTATCAACCACACAACACAAACCGCAGATAAATGTACTTTCTGTGCTCATCGCCTTGAGGTGGGATTATTACCTGCTTGTGTTGAATCCTGTGTTGGTGGGGCACGCATTATCGGTGATTTAAAAGATCCGAATAGTACTATTCGGAAAATGCTCACAGAACATGAAGCAGAAATTAAAGTTCTTAAACCTGAAAGTGGCACATTACCGCAAGTGTTTTATTTAGGTCTGGATGATGCTTTTGTTCAGCCGTTAGCCGGCAAAGGGCAACCAGCACTGTGGCAGGAGGTGTTCTGA
- a CDS encoding nickel/cobalt transporter, with protein MPISRLAQVLRPKIVISLLLFVTLSAVAYQIYQYWPLWLQTSVAWQRQLNLSLTELLQSTQRAPLQAGSLLVAVSFLYGFLHAVGPGHGKLIISTYIATQPTRLKQSVLLSLLASLLQGGVAVVLVSVILVVFQLSTRHLNIVSLYSEKLSYAFVILLGFLFCLKAIHQWYKTTQRRPASVWKIHTISPSKLSHGAVLKPTLSTDAVCGCGHQHVVSSSQLQTSIRTQILVVLSMGLRPCSGAILVLLFSSVIGVYLWGVLAALAMAMGTALTICLIACFVYFMRDSAMRITKTRSPLFSPYWGIAISLCAGIVFILLGVLMYQSLTLNEVSSPLLTPRIH; from the coding sequence ATGCCAATAAGTCGATTAGCTCAAGTTTTACGCCCCAAAATTGTCATCAGTCTCTTATTATTCGTAACTCTTAGCGCTGTTGCTTATCAAATTTACCAGTACTGGCCCCTTTGGTTACAAACCAGTGTTGCTTGGCAACGTCAGTTAAATCTTTCTCTGACTGAGTTATTGCAATCAACTCAACGAGCCCCTTTACAAGCAGGAAGCTTACTTGTCGCGGTCAGCTTTCTCTATGGCTTTTTACATGCGGTTGGCCCTGGCCATGGTAAATTGATTATTAGTACTTATATTGCAACACAACCAACTCGCCTAAAACAGAGTGTCCTACTCAGTTTACTGGCCTCCCTGTTACAAGGTGGTGTGGCGGTTGTCCTCGTCTCCGTTATCTTAGTCGTTTTCCAATTATCCACCCGCCACCTCAATATAGTCAGCTTATACAGTGAAAAACTCAGCTATGCATTCGTCATCTTGCTCGGTTTTTTGTTCTGTTTAAAGGCGATTCACCAGTGGTATAAAACCACTCAAAGACGCCCAGCATCTGTATGGAAAATACACACAATTTCACCATCGAAACTAAGCCATGGCGCCGTTCTTAAACCGACACTTTCCACGGATGCTGTTTGCGGTTGTGGTCATCAACACGTTGTTTCAAGTAGTCAATTACAAACGAGTATACGTACACAAATCCTTGTCGTGCTCTCTATGGGGCTACGCCCTTGTTCAGGGGCGATACTTGTTTTGCTATTTTCGTCAGTAATAGGCGTTTATCTGTGGGGAGTACTTGCCGCCCTAGCGATGGCAATGGGAACAGCCTTAACGATTTGTTTAATCGCTTGTTTTGTCTATTTTATGCGTGATAGCGCAATGCGGATAACGAAAACGCGCAGTCCCCTTTTTTCGCCGTATTGGGGAATAGCGATTAGCTTATGTGCTGGGATTGTGTTTATCTTGTTAGGTGTCTTGATGTACCAAAGCTTAACACTCAATGAAGTGAGTTCACCTTTACTTACGCCTCGAATACACTGA
- the ttrR gene encoding tetrathionate respiration response regulator TtrR, giving the protein MPVIHLVDDDPAVTDACQFLLETLGYTVVVWNDSEQFIQQANLHQEGVVLLDMRMPKLDGRQVHQLLKEQQSTLAVIFLSGHGDIPMAVEQIKLGAVDFLQKPIDSQLLAKTLEQAQTKTTQATASYLIQQRYQTLTPREKEICKYVLQGLINREIADVACVSVRTVEVHRSRMMEKMAVRNIAELMSTLQTANLLNE; this is encoded by the coding sequence ATGCCTGTTATACATCTGGTGGACGATGATCCTGCTGTCACGGATGCCTGCCAATTTCTTCTTGAAACACTCGGTTATACCGTTGTGGTTTGGAATGACAGTGAACAATTTATCCAACAAGCAAATCTTCATCAAGAAGGTGTGGTACTGCTCGATATGCGCATGCCAAAACTTGATGGCCGCCAAGTCCATCAATTACTCAAAGAACAGCAAAGTACATTAGCAGTCATTTTTCTTTCTGGTCACGGTGACATCCCTATGGCTGTCGAGCAAATCAAACTGGGTGCGGTCGATTTTCTCCAAAAACCCATTGATAGCCAATTGCTCGCTAAAACACTCGAACAAGCTCAAACAAAAACAACGCAAGCGACGGCCAGTTACCTCATCCAGCAACGCTACCAAACACTGACACCGAGAGAGAAAGAGATTTGCAAGTATGTCTTACAGGGCTTAATCAACCGAGAAATTGCAGACGTCGCCTGTGTATCAGTGCGAACTGTTGAAGTACACCGCTCCCGAATGATGGAAAAAATGGCTGTGCGTAATATTGCTGAATTAATGAGTACGCTACAGACGGCTAATTTATTAAATGAATAA
- a CDS encoding DUF1007 family protein: protein MKFKALLLVLCLIFTAKSISHPHSFIDMQVVPDIKQQQFIGLTFTWKMDPMTSADIAYELKNSKEDDPKWKAQAATLMANILAQDYFTDFYSQGKKVAFHTIPSHYQLRREGLQLIFSFSMVLKQPIAIKGSNIEFMTYDPTFFVSMTYPNQQSVIAPQALNAASCHLTLQEPNVSDELRFYAYSLDINQTPEEDTTLGLQFAQKVKIQCQ, encoded by the coding sequence ATGAAATTCAAAGCGTTGCTTCTTGTTCTCTGTTTAATATTCACAGCAAAAAGTATTTCTCATCCTCATAGCTTTATCGATATGCAAGTAGTGCCAGATATCAAGCAACAGCAATTTATTGGCCTAACGTTTACTTGGAAAATGGATCCCATGACGTCCGCTGATATTGCTTATGAACTGAAAAATAGTAAGGAAGATGACCCTAAATGGAAAGCTCAGGCAGCAACGCTTATGGCAAATATTCTAGCTCAAGACTATTTCACCGATTTTTATTCGCAAGGCAAAAAAGTGGCCTTCCACACAATACCGAGCCATTACCAATTACGCCGTGAAGGGCTGCAACTAATTTTCTCTTTTAGCATGGTTTTGAAACAGCCTATCGCGATAAAAGGTTCAAATATCGAGTTCATGACCTATGACCCCACCTTTTTTGTCAGCATGACTTACCCCAATCAGCAATCGGTGATTGCCCCACAAGCGCTTAATGCCGCATCATGCCACCTCACCTTGCAAGAGCCTAACGTGTCTGACGAATTACGTTTCTATGCTTATTCACTTGATATTAATCAGACACCTGAAGAGGACACAACCTTAGGGCTGCAATTTGCTCAGAAGGTAAAAATACAATGCCAATAA